The genomic DNA GGTGCAGAGCGGTGCGAGTGCCTGCTCGATCGCCTGCACGACGAGCTCGTGCTCCGACCGGTCCTTCGCGCTCGCGCGCAGGGCAGCGACTGTCGCCCGATCGCTCGCCGCATCCACTCCGCGTGGGATGGATCCGGCCAGGGCGACCGTCGTCACTGTGCCAGCGGTCACGCGCGCCAGCCGTTCCGGAGTCGCCCCGAGGAAGATAGACGGCCCCACAGCGACTGCGAACAGCGTACAGGTCGGGTAGCGCTCGGCGAGTGACCGGAGAGCGCCCTCTGGGTCGAAGGGGCGGTCGGCAACGAGTTCGACCGCGCGCGCCAGGACGACTTTCTGGAGCGTGCCGTGGTCGATCGCGCGGAGTGCCGATCGGAGCATCCGTTGCCAGTCGTCCGGGGTAACGAGGTCACGCCGCGTGACACGGCGGGGTCGCTCGGCCCGCGAAACCGGCGGTTCGAGCGGGGGACAGGCTGGCAGAGACGGTGGCGCTGTCTCGCCCGGACGGACGACCGCCTGCATCGCTTGGAAGGCGAGCGTCCCCTGTTGCCGGTACACGAAGCGTGGCACGAGGAGCTGGGCGGCACCGAACGATGCCCAGTCGGCAGCGTCATCGTGTTGGTGGGGGTCGAAAGCCCAACCAGCGAAGACGAGCGGGGCCAGCGGTCCTTCCTGGAGGGCTTCCGCTGCCGCGGTACGCCAGACGCGGGCAAGCCGCTCCGGCATCGTTCCGGCTGCGGAGTCGACCGCGATCGGCAAACGGCAACCGCCGAGCCCCACGATCGCCGTGTCGTCCTGCGGGACGTAGCAGAGCAGGCGGATCGTCTCGTCGGACCGGGCGAACAGCGCGATCGGGTCGAGCAGCTCGCGCGGCTCCGACCAGCTCAGCAGGATCGGCTGGCCAGCTGCTGCGGCGCGACGTTCGGCGACGGCCCAGAGGTCTGCGAACGCGGTACGGAGGACGTGACGGCTCATCGCGGTGTGTCGCCCTCTCGCTCGGGAACCGGCAGATCGAGCATGCGCCGGAGGAGCCGGCGAAGTTCCGGCGCTGCCTGTTCGAGGTCCGATGGGTGTCCACTCAGCACCCACTGGGTGACCACCTCGTAGAGCGCACCGAAGCAGGCGGTCGCTGCCAGGTCGGGATCGTGCGGTCCGATGACGCCTGCGTCGCGCGCCGCGGCGAGCTCGCGCGCGATGAGCGCGGCGAAGCGACGGCGGATATCGACGAGCGCACGCTGGATAGCGGGGCCCGCGGCGAGCGCCTCGACCAGGAAGAGCCGCGCGAGGGCCCGGTGTGTACTGAAGAGCCTGAGCACGACCGCGAGCGCGGTATCCAGCTTGGCAGCAGGATCGGCTGCCTGGGCGAGCGCGTCGGCGGTGCGTTGGAGCAAGAGGTCGGCGCTCCGCTCGAGGAGCGCCAGGAAGAGCTGCTCCTTGCCGGGGAAGTGGAAGTAGACGCCGCCTTTAGAGGTGGCTGCCGCTTCAGCGACCTCGTCCATCGTCGCCTCGCGATAGCCGCGCCGGGTGAAGACCTCGAGCGCTGCGTCGAGGATCCGCTCGCGACGCTCGCGAGCGCGTGCCTGCAGGACCGGCTCCTCTGCCACTCGGTTGGTCGCCTCGGGCATCTGGCCCTCCCGAATCCGACCGACGCGTCAGTCGGATTGCAGTGTAGCACGAACTGACCGCGCGTGGAGGCGGCTGACTGGGAAGCTACCGGCTGGTGAGGCCTGGGCGCTACCGCTGGGCTCGGACGCGGTGAGCCACGCGGCGAGTTCCTGGCGGACGGGTTGTGCGGTCGCTTCACCGCGTCGTTGCGAGGCCGGTCGGGCGCTGTCTATTGAGCGCGCGCTCGATCGCCTGGCGCGTCGCTTCCGGGTAGTCGGTGATGATACCGTCGACGCCGAGTGCAGCCAGTTCCACGGCCCGATCCGGTGCATCGACGGTCCACACGTTGACGACCAGCCCAGCCAGATAGGCCGAAGCGACGACCGCCGCGCCGTGCTCGTCGAATCCCACGTCCATCGGGTGGAAGGCGTCATAGCCGCACTCGATCGTCGACCGGAGCTGTTCGGGCAGGGGTGCGAGCGGGATCGTGCACAGCCCGACGGGAAGTTCCGGGTCACGTGCCCGGACCGTATCCAGGACGGCGGTGTCGAACGAGGAGATCAGGAGACGCTCGCGGAGTTCGGGGCGTGCGCGGACGAGCGCGACCAGTCGCTCCGCGATAGCTTGCCCACGTCGCCGGTCGGCTGGATCCCAGGGGGCCGACTTCACCTCAGCGTCGATGCCGATGTGACTGGGTAGGGCGGCGATGACTTCCTCGAAAGACGGGATGCGCAGTCCCAAGCCGCGGAACGGATAGGTGACACCACGGTCGAGGGTGAAGGCGTAGCCAGCGTCCAGTCGCTGGAGCTCGGCGAGCGTGTGCTCGTGGACGAAGCCGCGGCCATCGGTCGTCCGCTCGAGCGTCGCGTCGTGGCAGACGACCAGGTGTCCGTCGCGGGTGATCCGGAGATCGAGCTCGACGAAATCGGCGCCCTGTTCGGCGGCGAGGACGAAGGCGGTCAGCGTGTTCTCCGGTACCAGCCCGGAAGCACCGCGGTGGGCGATGATCCACGGTCTGCGCGGCCAGCGGCGGAAGAACGGGTGGTGGACAACTCTGTTCATCGATCGGCTCCCTTCCTGCGTGCGGCGCGTTCCTCTCCATGAGTTTCGTTCGCAGAAGCTGGTCGTTCGTTGCCGATCCGTTACAGCGCGGTTGCGGCTGGGGTGTGGTCGTGTCGAATGCAACAGCCTCGCAACACGTCGCTCGGTGCAGGCGGGTATGACGGAAGCGGACGGTGGTCGAGGTGCCGTGAGGGAGAGGACGATGGTGCGGACGGTCGACGTTCTCGAGAGCGAGCGGCGGGCGAGTACGCGCGCCCGGCTAGGTACCCTGGCGCGTGTCGCGTTCCTCCGGCGAGCGTTCGGCGACTGGCCGCTCTTCGTCCTGTTCGTCGCACCCAACTTGCTCTTGCTCGCCGTCTTCACCTACTGGCCGCTCGTCTACAGCGGCTACCTGAGCTTCATGCAGTGGGACCTGATCAGTCCGGTGAAGGTCTTCGTCGGACTCGAGAACTATCGATTTCTCCTGACCGATCGCGAGTTCCACGAAGTCCTGCGCAATACCGTCGTGTTCACGGTCGGTACCGTCGGCGGCACGATGGCGCTCGGGCTGGTGTTCGCGCTGCTCCTTGACCAGCCGCTGCGCGGTATCGCGGTGGCGCGTGGCTTCGTCTTCGTGCCCTACGTGCTGAGCGGTGCGGCGGTCGCGGTCTTCTGGGTCAACATGCTCAACCCGCGCTTCGGTGTCGTCGGGCAGGTCGCGAGCTGGCTCGGGACCGTCTCACCGGACTGGCTGAACCATCCGCAGCTGGCGATGGTGGCGGTGATCCTCGTCTCCATCTGGAAGAACGTCGGTTTCGCGACGATCGTCTACCTGGCCGGACTGCAGCGGATCCCGCAGGAACTCTACGAAGCGGCGACGGTCGACGGCGCTGGCGCGCTCGCCCGGTTCCGGGCGGTGACGCTGCCGCAGCTCGGGCCGATCACGCTCTTTCTCGTCGTGGTCTCGACGATCGCCTCTTTCCAGGCTTTCGACCTCATCAAAGTACTGACCGACGGTGGCCCAGTGAACGCGACCACGACGCTGCTCTTCTCCATCTGGGAGCAGGGGTTCGTGGCCTTCGATGCGGGGCGCGCAGCGGCGGCCTCGGTGCTGCTCTTCGCGCTCCTCGCTGTCATCAGCCTCCTCCAGGTGCGTCTCGGGGAACGGAGGGTCTCCTATGACTAGGCGACGCGGTTGGCGCCGGGCGCTGGCGCGGCTCGGGCTGGCAGCGCTGGTGTGGCTCGTGGTGGTCGTCATGGCACTGCCGCTGTACTGGGTGGCGACCGGCGCCCTCAAGACGAACCGGGAGATCTACACCTTCCCGCCGGTCTGGATCCCACGCGATCCGCAGTGGAGCAACTTCGTGGCAGCGTGGGAGGCAGTGCCGTTCGGGCGCTTTTTCCTGAACAGTATCGTCACGACGCTCGGTGCCGTCACGATCGAACTCGTCTTCGCGCTCTTCTCGGCCTACGCGCTGGTGTTCGTGAAGGCGCGCGGGAAGGGCATCGTCTTCGCAGTCACGGTGGCAGCGCTGCTCGTTCCGCAAACGGTGACGCTGTTGCCGAACTATCTCACGATCGCCCGCCTGGGCTGGATCGATACCTACCAGGGACTGATCGTCCCCGTGGCGGCAGTGGCGTTCGGCGTCTTCCTGTTCCGGCAGCACTTCCTGACGCTCCCGCGTGACCTCCTCGACGCGGCACGGCTCGACGGGTGCGGGCACCTCGGGCTCTTACGCCATGTGGTCGTGCCGCTGTCGCGACCGGTGATCGTGACCTTCCTGGTGATCTACCTCGTCTCGCACTGGAACGACTTTCTCTGGCCCCTCGTGGCCACCAACCGGTTGGAGTGGCGCACTGTCCCCATCGGCGTGGCCTACCTCTACCAGGTCGAAGGTGTCCAGAACTGGGGCCCGATCCTGGCGGGCACGGTGATGGCGCTCGCTCCCATGTTGCTCGTCTACGTGGTCGCCCAGCGGTGGATCGTCAAGGGGATCGGAGGTGGCGCGCTGAAGGGATGAACGACGGTATCGAGGCTGGTCGGTGCATGGAGGAGGGATCGGATGACACGCAGTCTGACACGGCGGCAACTGGTCCTCGCGCTCGGTGGACTCTCGGGCATGGCGCTCCTCGCGGCCTGTGGGCAGAGCGAGCCGACGCCGACGGCAGCCCCAGCGACCGGGAGTTCGGCGGCCAGCCCGACTGCTGCGCCGGTGAGCGGGTCGACCGCGAGCCCGACGGCCCCAGCAGTCGTCCAGAACCCCGGCTCCAAGGTCAAAGTGGTCTACTGGGGTTCGTTCAGCGGGAATCTGGGCGAGGCTGAACAAGGGATGGTCAAGCGGTTCAACGAGTCCCAGAACGACGTCGAAGTCGAGTACCAGTACCAAGGAAACTACGAGGAGACAGCACAGAAACTGACTCAGGCTCTCGCCGCAGGCACGACACCGGACATCGTGCTGCTCTCGGACGTCTGGTGGTTCAAGTTCTACCTCAACGACGTCTTGCTTCCCTTGAACGAGCTCTTCGCCACGCACCAGATCGACACGAGTGACTACGTCGATCCGCTGATCGAAGAAGGGACCCGCAAGGGGGTCATCTACTGGGTGCCGTTCGCCCGGTCGACACCGCTCTTCTACTACAACAAGCAGGTCTGGCAAGAGGCTGGACTCCCGGACCGCGGCCCGGCGACGTGGGACGAGTTCGTCGAGTGGACTGCCAAGCTCGTCAAGAAAGAGAGTGGCAACACGACGCGCTATAGCTTTGCCCACCCGGGTGCGGCCTCGTACATCGCCTGGCTCTTCCAACCCGTCGTCTGGCAGTGGGGTGGACGGTACTCGGATCCGGACTTCACGATCCGGATTCATGAGGAACCAGCGGTCGAGGCTGGACGGTTCTACCTGTCGTCGGTGCGTGACGGCTGGGCGGTCAGTTCGAAGGATATCGTCGCGGACTTCGTCAATGGGGCTGCAGCGGCGATGATGGCGTCGACCGCGTCGCTCCGTGGCATCACCAACTCAGCGAGTTTCCCAGTGGGAACAGCGTTCCTGCCCGAAGGCCCGAACGGCTTCGGCTGCTGCACCGGGGGCGCAGGGCTCGCCATTCTCAAGAACAAGCCGAAGGAAGTCCAGGAAGCGGCCTTCAGGTACCTGGCGTTCGCGACGTCACCCGAGAACACGATGTGGTGGTCGCAGAACACCGGCTACATGCCGGTCCGCAAGTCGGCGATCGCCAGCCAGGAGATGCAGCAGTTCTACCAGCAGAATCCCAACTTCAAGACCGCGGTCGATCAGCTGCCGAAGACGCGGCAGCAGGACGCCGCGCGCGTCTGGATCCCGAACGGCGACCAGATCATCGGCAAGGGGCTGGAACGGGTGACGGTTCAGCAGGAAGACCCGGCGGCCGTCTTCGCCGAGGTTGCGCGAACACTCGAGCGCGAAGCGCGGCCGGTCGTCGAGCAGCTCGAGCGCCGCGAGGGCTGAGCGGCGCCCCGAACCGTGCCGGAGACCGCCCGAATGGAGCGCCGGCTCCTGCTCCGCTGCAGGGGCTGGCTGCTTCGTTCCGCACCAGCACGACAGCGGTGTAGCGAGGTGGCCCGCGCGCTGATCGATGCCCCGAACGAGCGCACCGCTCGGCGGGACGTCGATCGCCGCGCAGCGCGGTCGGGTGGCACAGCGGTCGTCGTCTCGCTCGCCTGTCTGGCCAGGCCCGACGAGCCTGGCAGGCACCGGGTGGGCGCAGCCTGCCGCTCTCGGAACTCAGCTCCAGACGATCTCGACGACCGTCCCGTCGGGGGCGCAGCGAGCCACACCGAGCCGGACCGGTCCGTGTCCGGCTGGGTCATGCCTCCGGTCGGCCACGAGCAGTGGCAGGACGATCCGAGCGTTGTCGATCAAGGGGAGCCGGGACAGCTCGGCGGTCGTGACCCAGTGGAAGGTGCCTTCGCGACCCGGCGGTGGCACCACTGGCTGCGGGAGTTCCCCGGTGAAGTAGAGGAGCAGCGTGAGCTCCGAGCTTCCCGGACGGTGCTGGAGGACGACTCGGCGGAGGACGAGCGGTGGCAAGGCATCGTCCGGGAGACCTGTTTCCTCGCCGGCTTCGCGACGAGCCGCAGCGGCCAGGCCAGCCAGCTCGTGCGGCTCGACCCGGCCGCCGATACCGGTCCACTGCCCGGGAAACCGGGTCCGGTCGCGACTCCGCTCGAGCAGGAGGCAGGAGTCGCCGGCGAAGAGAAAGGTCACCGTGAAAGCTGCCAGTGCATACGGGGCGGACATCGCCTAGGAAGTCGGTCCGGGCGGCAGGGTCGTATCCGGCTCGGCGAAGGGATCCCAGCGCAGCGCCTCGTCGACCGAATCGAACCAGGTGATCGCCGTGCCGTTCACGACCGCGATCACGGCATCGTCCTGGAAGAAGTACCGGAGATAGCCTGGCACGACCGCCCGGACACCCGGAGCCAGTCGCAGCAAGTCGATCAGCCCTGGTTCGTCCGGTGTGGCAACGAGCGTCTCGTCGCACGCCGAGTCCGCGTACGAGTTCGTCGCGAGATAGGCTAGGCCAGGGATCGGTGGCAAGGGCTCGCTATGGGTGACGATCCAGTACAGCGGTGGCTCGGTGAGCCATGCCAGATCCTCGTGCTCCGGGGTCCCGTCCCAAGTCTCGATCTCTCCAGCCATACTCCCCGTCCAGACACCCGACGGGCTGCTCACGCCTCGTGCCCGGAGCATATCACCCAGACCGGTGCTCGGGAAGGGGGAAAGTCGTACTCATCGGATAGGAATCCTGGGCAGCACCACTGGGCTGGCCAGGAGCCGCGATCGCCCGGCTGGTCAGGACGGTACCGGCGAGCGGACTCCCGTCACCCTTCCGGTTGGGTGCGCTCTTCCTCGCGCCGGAGCGCGTCGAGCGCCAGCTTGGCGAGCCCGCCAGCGATATGGACGTTGTGCTCGCTCGGCTCCTCACCGCGCAGGCGCTCGAGCACCGCAGCCTCCGGCGCGCGGAGCAGGTGCCGGACGGCAGCGGTCGACACGCCGAGAAAGCGCGCGATCTCGTCGGCCGACCAGTGGTGCTCCTCCGAGAGGACGACAGCGTAGGACGCTTCCATGAGACTGGGAAGCCAAGTGAGGCGCTTCAGCTCGACGAGCTGGCGGGGACCTCCCACGAGCTCGATCGCCTTGAGGAAGACGCGGAGCGCTCGCTGGTCGATATCGGGTGGCTGCGGTGTCACCTCGATCGGTGTCATTCCGCTTCCTCCTCTCCGGCCGTTGTCGATGATTTCCCGCGTGCGAGGTCGCTGAGTCGCGGCCCGATCCGCACCAGCCCTTCGGGAGTGATGTCGAGCAGGTGGGTCGCGGTATCGTGCCCGCTCATCCGGCAGCCGTCGATCCGGAACAGTCGCACCGTCTCGCCGATCGGTATCCGGTAGAGGCGGGCCTGCTGGGCTGTGAGCACCGGTTGCTTGGCCAGGACGAGCGAGCCGTCCAGGATGTGCCCGACCGCGAAGCCGCCGGCCGCCTCCGCGGTCAGGAGTTCGTGCCCGGACCGCTTCTGGGAGACGGCGAGTGCCGTCTGGTGCCACTTCTTGAGGAACGAATAGAGCGGGCGGACGATCTCGCGTGCCTGCATCTCGCGCGCCTCGTAGAAGCCGGTCAGCGAGTCGATGACGACCGCGCGTGCCCGGTAGGTGCGGATGGCGTAGGCGAGCGTGCTGAGCAGCGTTCCCAGGTCGTGGGCGAGGGTGGTGTGGGTGGCTGCGTCGACCAAGATAACCGCGCGATCGACGGCATCCAGCGGCACCCCCATCGCCCGAGCGCGCAGCTGCAGGCTGAGCGCGACGAAGGGGCCCGGTGCTTCGGTCGTGACGAAGACGCACGGTTCGCCGTGGCGGGCGCGCTCGACGGCGAACTGTTCGACCATGAGGCTCTTGCCGGTGTCGGAGACGCCGGTGACCTGCAGGACGGCGTAGCGCGGGATACCCCCGAGCGAGCGGCGAACGGGCTTGCCGTCCCGCCACTCGGTCACGAAGAAGAGCTCGTCGAGCCCCGGTACACCGGTCGGAACGCCTTCCAGCTTCGGTGTCTTCTCGGCGAGTTCGGCGAGCGGTGCGACGGCCTCGACGAGCGGCTCGTGCTCGCGCATGGCTCCTCCCTGTACCGGTACCGCTGCCAGGTAGCGGGTTTTCCCTCAGTAGCGCTCATTGTATCCGGCCGGCACGGGCAGGCAAACGCCAGCGACGAGGACGGGAATCGAGGAGAAGGGCGACGCGTGCGTTGCCCGCGTTTCCCTGCAGGGACGAGGCCTGCTGCGCCCGTCCGCGCCGAACGGCGCGGGAACGGGGGCGGTTGCCGGCCCTCCGGGCCGGCGGGTCAGGCACGCCTGACCCCTACAGGGACGACGCCTGTCAGGCGGTGTCGGGTGGGTGGCGTACGGTCGGCCGTTGACAGACCGTCACGCGTGATGGTCGTGAGGCCGTGGTGTGGAGGGCCCGCGCATGGCCCTGTCGGGGCGCAGCGTGCCGCGCCCGTGGGGTACCCCTCACCCCCGCCTCGCTGGCGCTCGGCAATCTGTCGGCGTCTCCCCTGTAGGGGCGAGGCGTGCGTCGCCCGTGGGACACCCCTCACCCCCGCCGCTGATGCGGCACCCCCTCTCCCGAACCGAGCGGGAGAGGGGGACGGGGGTGAGGAGTCACACGCGTGCCGCGTCCGTC from Thermomicrobium sp. 4228-Ro includes the following:
- a CDS encoding isochorismate synthase, which codes for MSRHVLRTAFADLWAVAERRAAAAGQPILLSWSEPRELLDPIALFARSDETIRLLCYVPQDDTAIVGLGGCRLPIAVDSAAGTMPERLARVWRTAAAEALQEGPLAPLVFAGWAFDPHQHDDAADWASFGAAQLLVPRFVYRQQGTLAFQAMQAVVRPGETAPPSLPACPPLEPPVSRAERPRRVTRRDLVTPDDWQRMLRSALRAIDHGTLQKVVLARAVELVADRPFDPEGALRSLAERYPTCTLFAVAVGPSIFLGATPERLARVTAGTVTTVALAGSIPRGVDAASDRATVAALRASAKDRSEHELVVQAIEQALAPLCTRLSVPETPTVLSMANVHHLATPIVGVLRDGLGVLDVAARLHPTPAVGGTPREAALAFIRGHEPVPRGWYAGALGWVAASGDGELVVALRSGLLRGTTARLYAGCGIVAGSDPLTEWAEAEAKLRPMLEALTGS
- a CDS encoding TetR/AcrR family transcriptional regulator translates to MPEATNRVAEEPVLQARARERRERILDAALEVFTRRGYREATMDEVAEAAATSKGGVYFHFPGKEQLFLALLERSADLLLQRTADALAQAADPAAKLDTALAVVLRLFSTHRALARLFLVEALAAGPAIQRALVDIRRRFAALIARELAAARDAGVIGPHDPDLAATACFGALYEVVTQWVLSGHPSDLEQAAPELRRLLRRMLDLPVPEREGDTPR
- a CDS encoding glycerophosphodiester phosphodiesterase, whose amino-acid sequence is MNRVVHHPFFRRWPRRPWIIAHRGASGLVPENTLTAFVLAAEQGADFVELDLRITRDGHLVVCHDATLERTTDGRGFVHEHTLAELQRLDAGYAFTLDRGVTYPFRGLGLRIPSFEEVIAALPSHIGIDAEVKSAPWDPADRRRGQAIAERLVALVRARPELRERLLISSFDTAVLDTVRARDPELPVGLCTIPLAPLPEQLRSTIECGYDAFHPMDVGFDEHGAAVVASAYLAGLVVNVWTVDAPDRAVELAALGVDGIITDYPEATRQAIERALNRQRPTGLATTR
- a CDS encoding carbohydrate ABC transporter permease: MVRTVDVLESERRASTRARLGTLARVAFLRRAFGDWPLFVLFVAPNLLLLAVFTYWPLVYSGYLSFMQWDLISPVKVFVGLENYRFLLTDREFHEVLRNTVVFTVGTVGGTMALGLVFALLLDQPLRGIAVARGFVFVPYVLSGAAVAVFWVNMLNPRFGVVGQVASWLGTVSPDWLNHPQLAMVAVILVSIWKNVGFATIVYLAGLQRIPQELYEAATVDGAGALARFRAVTLPQLGPITLFLVVVSTIASFQAFDLIKVLTDGGPVNATTTLLFSIWEQGFVAFDAGRAAAASVLLFALLAVISLLQVRLGERRVSYD
- a CDS encoding carbohydrate ABC transporter permease, which encodes MTRRRGWRRALARLGLAALVWLVVVVMALPLYWVATGALKTNREIYTFPPVWIPRDPQWSNFVAAWEAVPFGRFFLNSIVTTLGAVTIELVFALFSAYALVFVKARGKGIVFAVTVAALLVPQTVTLLPNYLTIARLGWIDTYQGLIVPVAAVAFGVFLFRQHFLTLPRDLLDAARLDGCGHLGLLRHVVVPLSRPVIVTFLVIYLVSHWNDFLWPLVATNRLEWRTVPIGVAYLYQVEGVQNWGPILAGTVMALAPMLLVYVVAQRWIVKGIGGGALKG
- a CDS encoding extracellular solute-binding protein, translating into MTRSLTRRQLVLALGGLSGMALLAACGQSEPTPTAAPATGSSAASPTAAPVSGSTASPTAPAVVQNPGSKVKVVYWGSFSGNLGEAEQGMVKRFNESQNDVEVEYQYQGNYEETAQKLTQALAAGTTPDIVLLSDVWWFKFYLNDVLLPLNELFATHQIDTSDYVDPLIEEGTRKGVIYWVPFARSTPLFYYNKQVWQEAGLPDRGPATWDEFVEWTAKLVKKESGNTTRYSFAHPGAASYIAWLFQPVVWQWGGRYSDPDFTIRIHEEPAVEAGRFYLSSVRDGWAVSSKDIVADFVNGAAAAMMASTASLRGITNSASFPVGTAFLPEGPNGFGCCTGGAGLAILKNKPKEVQEAAFRYLAFATSPENTMWWSQNTGYMPVRKSAIASQEMQQFYQQNPNFKTAVDQLPKTRQQDAARVWIPNGDQIIGKGLERVTVQQEDPAAVFAEVARTLEREARPVVEQLERREG
- a CDS encoding NUDIX domain-containing protein encodes the protein MSAPYALAAFTVTFLFAGDSCLLLERSRDRTRFPGQWTGIGGRVEPHELAGLAAAARREAGEETGLPDDALPPLVLRRVVLQHRPGSSELTLLLYFTGELPQPVVPPPGREGTFHWVTTAELSRLPLIDNARIVLPLLVADRRHDPAGHGPVRLGVARCAPDGTVVEIVWS
- a CDS encoding regulator: MTPIEVTPQPPDIDQRALRVFLKAIELVGGPRQLVELKRLTWLPSLMEASYAVVLSEEHHWSADEIARFLGVSTAAVRHLLRAPEAAVLERLRGEEPSEHNVHIAGGLAKLALDALRREEERTQPEG
- a CDS encoding KaiC domain-containing protein — encoded protein: MREHEPLVEAVAPLAELAEKTPKLEGVPTGVPGLDELFFVTEWRDGKPVRRSLGGIPRYAVLQVTGVSDTGKSLMVEQFAVERARHGEPCVFVTTEAPGPFVALSLQLRARAMGVPLDAVDRAVILVDAATHTTLAHDLGTLLSTLAYAIRTYRARAVVIDSLTGFYEAREMQAREIVRPLYSFLKKWHQTALAVSQKRSGHELLTAEAAGGFAVGHILDGSLVLAKQPVLTAQQARLYRIPIGETVRLFRIDGCRMSGHDTATHLLDITPEGLVRIGPRLSDLARGKSSTTAGEEEAE